The Syntrophus gentianae nucleotide sequence TGCCGCCCAGGCAGTCCACCATGTACTGCAGCCCATAGCAGATGCCCAGGATGGGAATGCCCAGTTCAAAGATCCCCTTGTCCACCCGGGGACTGTTGGGTTCATAAATGCTTGCCGGTCCTCCGGAGAGGATAATCCCTTCCGGCTTGAGCGCCTTGATCGCATCCAGGGCAATGTCCGGGGGTTCGATCTGGCAGTAAACTTCCAGCTCGCGGACGCGGCGGGCGATCAATTGGTTGTATTGGGAACCAAAATCGATAATAAGAATCATGATTTGCCTCACAGATTTCAGGAAGGGTTCCGCTGTGCGCGTTTCTTCTCTGAGGACATGACTTCAATAAAGGAGTTAAAAAGATAGGACGCGTCCTGCGGCCCCGGCGCCGCTTCGGGATGATACTGGACACTGAAGGCCCGGAGAGACGGATAGGCAATCCCTTCCGACGTGCCGTCGTTCAGGTTTTCGTGGGTCTTTTCCAGATCGGAAGGCAGGGATTCCGGCGAGACGACAAACCCGTGATTCTGGGATGTGATCTCCACCCGCCCCGACCGGATCTGCCGAACCGGTTGATTGATCCCGTGATGGCCGAACTTCAGTTTTTCGGTGCGGCCGCCCACGGCCTGTCCCAGAATCTGATGCCCCAGACAGATGCCGAAGATGGGAAGTTTGCCCAGCAGTTCCCGGACGGTGGCCACAAGATAAGGCAGGGCGGCCGGATCGCCCGGGCCATTGGACAGGAGTACTCCGTCGGGAGCCCAGGACAGGATCTCTGCGGAAGACGATCCGGCGGGCACCACGATCACCTCGCAGCCGCCCTCTTCCAGGCAGCGCAGAATGTTGTATTTGACCCCGCAATCCAGCACGACCACCCGCGGATGTTCATCTTTTTCCGGTACTGAGCCCGGTTCCGCATTCGCAACGCTTCCCTCTACCCAGCGGTAAGGCTCCCGGCACGTGACGGTCCGGACCAGGTCCTGCCCGACGAGTCCTGGATAGGCCCGCACTTTCTGCAGCAGAGCCTCGACATCGGAAGTCTCCGTGGTCAATACGCCGCGCATCGCCCCGTAAACACGCAATCGCCGCGTAAGGGCGCGGCAGTCCAGCCCTTCAACGCCCAGCTTGCCCTGGGATTCCAGGAAGGACTTCAGGGTCTGCCGGGATTGCCAGTTGCTGGGAAAATTCGAATACTCCCGGACGATGAACCCTTCCAGGCAGATTCCGGCGGATTCCATATCCTCGGGATTGATCCCGTAATTGCCGATCAAGGGATAGGTCATCGTGACGATCTGCCCCTTGTAGGACGGATCGGTCAAGATTTCCTGATAACCCGTCATTCCCGTATTAAAGACCACTTCCCCCAGGACTTCGCCACTTCCTGCAAAGGCCTCCCCCCGGAAGACGCTGCCATCTTCCAGAACCAGAAGGGCCGTTTTCTGCTTTCGCAACAGGGTCACTCAATTTCTCCCCAAGAATCCGATCGCCTCTGTCCTTCCAGCAGGAAGGGCGGGACGGATTTCCTTATAGCATCGTTTCCACCGCCGCCCGCAGGCCGGTGGCGATAACTGCATGCTAGCTATTAAATAATTGAAATAATTAAATAATAAATAACTACACACCGCCCCTTATATCAGCACCCACCGGGATAATGCAACACCCTAAATTGAAGGAAAGCCATTTTTATTGATATCAAAGCATGGGAAGATAGCGATCAATTTCATACTGGCTCACATGGGTGCGGAATCGATCCCATTCCAGCTTCTTGTTTTCCTCGAATTTCTCAAAGATATGGTCTCCCAAAGTCAAGGGTCATACCTCCAATCCCAGCTCAAAGCGCGCCCTGCATGGGCTTAATTGTATGAGGCAGGTTGGAAAAGGCCAAAAGCGTGCCATAGGCATTAAGGGCTGGAAACTCTGAATAGCGACAGTGAACTTTGCCTGCAAGAAAAGAAAATCAGAAATAAATGAGAACAAAATTGTAAATAATATTTTTAATGAAACAAAATTGTACTAAAATTCGGAGCAGTCCCGCATTTCCGTATGCCCCCGGAAATTATTCACTGCCAGGGGAAGATCCCGCATGTTTCGGATTGAACCGCCGGGGATCGATTCCGAGTTTCTGTATCTTATATTGAATGATCCGCTTCGTCGTCCCAAGGATTCGAGCGGCCTGGCTCTGATTTCCTCGGCTTTCCTTCAGGGCGTCCACAATCATCCCCCTTTCCTGGGCTTCGACCATGGCATTGAGCTTGCCCGATTCTTTCCTTTCTCCTTCCCGGTTCCGGGTCTGGAGCGAGGGGGGCAGGTGAATCGTTTCAATGGAATTGCCCGTTGCCAGGAGTACCGCCCGTTCGATGCAATTTTCCAGTTCCCGGACATTCCCAGGCCAGGAATGGCTTAAAAAGGCTTCCAGGACGACATTGGAAATGCGCTTGATGGATTTTCCCATTTCTTTATTGTATTTCAGGACAAAGTGGTCCGCCAGGAGGATGATGTCACTCCCCCGTTCTCTAAGAGGCGGCAGGTAAAGGGGAAAGACATTCAGCCGGTAATAGAGATCGGCACGGAATTGACCCGACGCCACATCCTGCTCCAGGTTCCGGTTGGTGGCTGCGATAATGCGGACATCCGCGGAAACGACCCGGGACCCCCCTAAAGGTTGAAACTTCTTCTCCTGAATGACCCGGAGCAGCTTTGCCTGTGCAGCTGCGGACAGTTCGCCGACCTCATCGAGAAAAATGGTGCCGCCGTGGGCCTCCTCAAAACGACCTCGGCGGGTGTGGAGAGCCCCCGTAAAGGCCCCCTTTTCGTGACCGAAAATCTCACTTTCGATGAGCGTATCCGGCATGGCGGCGCAATTGACCTGGATCAGCGGTCCTTTGCGTCGCGGGCTGCGGTTATGGATCGCCCGGGCAACCAGTTCCTTCCCGGTTCCCGTTTCCCCGTTGATTAACACGTTCGTGTTGGAATCAGCAACCTGGGCAATCAGGCCGAAGACTTCCTGCATAACCTTGGAATGGCCGATGATCTCGGAACTGGGGATGGTCGAGCGCCCCAGCATATCCCGGAGACGGCGGTTATCCTCTTCCAGGGCGCGGATGTGCACGCTCTTGGCGATGAGCTCGGCAATGGAGGAAAGCATGGCCAGCTCCCGATCGAGTTCCTCCACCTGGCGGGCGGCTTTATCCGCGGACAGGACCCCTACGACCCGGGAATCATAGATGATCGGCACGCAGAGAAAAGACAGTTCCGAACGATTAATGAAGCGCCGCGCCCCGGTCCGATCGAGAAAGTGCGCCTCCTGTCCGAGATTGGCTACGGCCATCGGACGGCCCGTCTGGGCCACCTTTCCGGTAAGGCCTTCCCCCGGCGCGTAAGAAACCTCCATCCCCTGAATATCGACCCCATGGGCCACATCCAGCCAGACTTCACCCGTTTCGCGATCCAGCAGAGAAATCATCCCCCGCTGCATTCCAACCCGCTGATTCATGACTTGAAGAACCTTCTCCAGGTGATCCCGCAATTCCCCCGGCTGGGCAAGGGTTCTGGCAATGGCATGCAACGCTGCCAGTTCTTCATAATTATGAATGCTCAATTCCTAACCACCTTCATTCGAATCATTTCAGGATACATCGGAACATTTTTGTAACAAACTCCTGAGGCGTCCGCAAGCTTTTTCCCAGGAATTTTTGTAAAGGACATTTTTGTCCGGTATAATCCGGGATACATGATTTGAAATTGCCAATACAATCAGGAAGATAAGAAAGAAGAGGCGTTCCACCCCAGAACAACCTCAGCACACAAACCACGTTTTAAAGGAATATAACGCAATTATGAAGCCAACCGGCCATCATAAACCTGCATGAAAGTTTCAAAATAAAACTTTACGCAGTGGCGCCTGGCAAGGGTTGTCCCTCCCACAATCATCACACGAACCATACATGAAGGGACGGATGTGCCCTTTATCTTTGTATGCTTCCGAGCAGCTCGTCGGCATCGGGAAAGAGGATGTTAAAAATGAGGAGAACAATAAGCATAAACGGCTTAACCACAATCAAGAAGGGAGAAGATTAGGCTGCGCGGCCAACAACTTCTTTTGCCAAACGTTCGGAAAGTTGCTCCTCGGCAATCGCGAGATCATAATGAGTTTGCAGGTTCATCCAGCTTTGGGCGTCCGTTCCGAAAAACAGGGCCAATCGCAATGCGGTATCTGCAGTAATCGATCTTTTGCCGGCGACAATTTCACCGATACGTCGCTGGCTGACACTGATGGATTTTGCAAGCCGATACTGCGTAATTCCCATAGGTTTCAAAAAATCTTCCAAAAGGATTTCTCCAGGATGAACCGGAGGCAT carries:
- the carA gene encoding glutamine-hydrolyzing carbamoyl-phosphate synthase small subunit, whose translation is MTLLRKQKTALLVLEDGSVFRGEAFAGSGEVLGEVVFNTGMTGYQEILTDPSYKGQIVTMTYPLIGNYGINPEDMESAGICLEGFIVREYSNFPSNWQSRQTLKSFLESQGKLGVEGLDCRALTRRLRVYGAMRGVLTTETSDVEALLQKVRAYPGLVGQDLVRTVTCREPYRWVEGSVANAEPGSVPEKDEHPRVVVLDCGVKYNILRCLEEGGCEVIVVPAGSSSAEILSWAPDGVLLSNGPGDPAALPYLVATVRELLGKLPIFGICLGHQILGQAVGGRTEKLKFGHHGINQPVRQIRSGRVEITSQNHGFVVSPESLPSDLEKTHENLNDGTSEGIAYPSLRAFSVQYHPEAAPGPQDASYLFNSFIEVMSSEKKRAQRNPS
- a CDS encoding sigma-54 interaction domain-containing protein yields the protein MSIHNYEELAALHAIARTLAQPGELRDHLEKVLQVMNQRVGMQRGMISLLDRETGEVWLDVAHGVDIQGMEVSYAPGEGLTGKVAQTGRPMAVANLGQEAHFLDRTGARRFINRSELSFLCVPIIYDSRVVGVLSADKAARQVEELDRELAMLSSIAELIAKSVHIRALEEDNRRLRDMLGRSTIPSSEIIGHSKVMQEVFGLIAQVADSNTNVLINGETGTGKELVARAIHNRSPRRKGPLIQVNCAAMPDTLIESEIFGHEKGAFTGALHTRRGRFEEAHGGTIFLDEVGELSAAAQAKLLRVIQEKKFQPLGGSRVVSADVRIIAATNRNLEQDVASGQFRADLYYRLNVFPLYLPPLRERGSDIILLADHFVLKYNKEMGKSIKRISNVVLEAFLSHSWPGNVRELENCIERAVLLATGNSIETIHLPPSLQTRNREGERKESGKLNAMVEAQERGMIVDALKESRGNQSQAARILGTTKRIIQYKIQKLGIDPRRFNPKHAGSSPGSE
- a CDS encoding HigA family addiction module antitoxin, translating into MKRDMPPVHPGEILLEDFLKPMGITQYRLAKSISVSQRRIGEIVAGKRSITADTALRLALFFGTDAQSWMNLQTHYDLAIAEEQLSERLAKEVVGRAA